DNA from Amycolatopsis sp. DSM 110486:
GGGTCTCGCGCCCGTCGAGCACGAGCACGTGGCGCGCCCGCACGGCGGACGACAGGCGGTGCGCGATCACGACCAGCGTGCCGCCGCGCTCGGTGAAGGCGCGCTCGGCGCGGGACTCGGCAGCGGGGTCCAAAGTGGACGTCGCTTCGTCGAGGACGACGATGCGCGCCGCGCTCGCGTGGACGCGGGCGAGGGCGATGAGCTGGGCCTCTCCGCCGGAGAGGCCTTCGGCTTCGTGGCAGAGCTCGGCATCGAGGCCGCCGAGGCGGGCGAGCAGCTCTTCGGCGCCGACGGCTTGGGCGGCGGCGCGGAGGTGCTCGTCCGACGCGGTGGGAGCGAACAGGCCGAGGTTGTCACGCAGTGTGCCCGCGAAGACGTAGGCCTGCTGGGGGATGAGCGCGATGAGCTCGTGCCGGTTGGCGGCTTCGGCCACGGGCACGCCGCCGAGCAGCACCTGGCCGGCCTGGGGCGTGAGCAGCCCCGTGAGCAGGCCCGCGAGTGTCGACTTGCCGATCCCGCTCGGGCCGACGACAGCGAGGTGGTCGCCCGCGCGCAGGTGGAGGTCCAGTCCACGCACCACGGGTTCGGGTGCGGCGCCCCAGCGGAAGGTGAGGCCGCAGACTCTCAGGTCGGTGCTGTGAGCTTCTTCGGTTTTCCGTTTCGCCGGCGGCACCTCGGCGGTCTCGGCCAGCCGCTTGAGCGCCACGATCAGCCTGAGCACGACGGTGCCCGCGGTGGCGGCCAGCCCTCGCAGCGCCGGCTGCATCGTCGTCGCCAGGTAGACCAATGCGCCCAGTGCCGCTCCGGCCGTCAGCTCGCCCGTCTCGACCAACCCGGGCGCGACCGCCAAGCTCGCGATCAACGGAACGAACGCCCCGAGCGAGATCACCAACGACCTCGCCGCCCCGGAATGTGCGACTCTCACGGCGGCTTCGGCCTGCTTCTCGACGGCGTCGTACACCGCCAACGCCGCCCCCGGCTCGGCCCCACACGCCACGACGTCCCGCATCCCGCCGAGCACGGTGCCGGTGGTCTCGGCGGTCCGCTCGTCGGCCAGCACGAGCGCCCGCTGCCTGCGTGCGAGCGACGGCAGCAGCGCCGCGAACACCGCGATCGCGATCGCCACGGGCACCGCCACCGGGAGGACGAGCTGCCCCGCGACGGTCACCAGTCCCGCGATGGCCGCCGCCGTCGTCACGACCATCGCGCGCGCCTGCACGAGCAGTCCCGCCGTGGCGTCCCGCACCACCTCCACGTGCTGCGTGATCCTCGCGACGCCACTCGCGTCGGCCGCGTTCCGCGGCGGGTTGGGGTCGTGCAGCACCCCGCGGACCACGGCCGTCACCAGCGCGTCCCGCAGCGGCTCCACCACCTGCCCGAGCTGCCGCCACACCAACCGCGACCCGAACGCCCCGGCCAGCGCCGCCACCCCGAACAACGCGAGGTAGCCGATCCCGGCCTTCGGCGCCCCCACCGCGAACCCCCGGTCGACGGCCAGCTCGACCAACCGCCCGGAGAAGAACGCCGGCGCACCTTC
Protein-coding regions in this window:
- a CDS encoding ABC transporter ATP-binding protein, whose protein sequence is MSVSHLYRATLLRQWRGGLVLLACSALEGAPAFFSGRLVELAVDRGFAVGAPKAGIGYLALFGVAALAGAFGSRLVWRQLGQVVEPLRDALVTAVVRGVLHDPNPPRNAADASGVARITQHVEVVRDATAGLLVQARAMVVTTAAAIAGLVTVAGQLVLPVAVPVAIAIAVFAALLPSLARRQRALVLADERTAETTGTVLGGMRDVVACGAEPGAALAVYDAVEKQAEAAVRVAHSGAARSLVISLGAFVPLIASLAVAPGLVETGELTAGAALGALVYLATTMQPALRGLAATAGTVVLRLIVALKRLAETAEVPPAKRKTEEAHSTDLRVCGLTFRWGAAPEPVVRGLDLHLRAGDHLAVVGPSGIGKSTLAGLLTGLLTPQAGQVLLGGVPVAEAANRHELIALIPQQAYVFAGTLRDNLGLFAPTASDEHLRAAAQAVGAEELLARLGGLDAELCHEAEGLSGGEAQLIALARVHASAARIVVLDEATSTLDPAAESRAERAFTERGGTLVVIAHRLSSAVRARHVLVLDGRETLLGSHAELLVHSRRYAALMQAWLPAEPIRTGH